The following DNA comes from Candidatus Palauibacter soopunensis.
TTCGTGCAGTTCAGCCACAAGGCCCACCTGCGGAACCTCGAGTGCCAGGATTGCCATGGCCCGGTCGAGGAGATGGACCGGGTCTACCAGTGGGCGCCGCTCACGATGGGCTGGTGCCTCGAGTGCCACCGGCAGCCTCCCTCCGACGGCGATGTCGCGACGGACCACACGCTGGCGCGGGACAACCCGCCGCCACGTGCGCCGGCGCCCCGTCAGCCGGAAGGGTTCTACCCGAGGGACATCGACACGGACTACGGCCAGACGCGGGCTCCCACGGATTGCGCAGCATGTCACTACTGAACGGGGGCAACGGCGGCTGCGGCTGCGCGGGGAGCTGCTCGGGTGGCGCGGCGCCTAACGCCGACGCCCTGAACGGCGACGCGGCGAACGGTGCGAACGGAACGGGGACTTCCCGCCGCCGTTTCCTGAAGGTGCTCGGGACCTCCGGAGCCGGAGCGGCGACGCTGGCGGCGTGCGGCCCGCCGAACTTCGGGGACAAGCTCATCCCCAGCCTCGTCGAGGAAGAGGGGATCACGCCGGGCGTTTCCGAGACCTACGCGACGGTGCTGCCGGACGCGGGGCCGGAACCGGTCGCCGTCCACGCGCAGGTGCGCGACGGCCGCGTGCTCGGCCTGAGCCCCAACGACCGGTTCGGGGGAGGCACGAGCGGCCTTTCGTCGCTCACGCACTCGACGCTGCAGGACCTGTACGATCCGGATCGCGTGAGTCAGCCTCTGCAGCGGAATCCATCGACGGAGGAAGGGGCGCCTCCCTTCCAGTTCGCGAGCTGGGAGGATGCGACGGCCGCGCTCACGAACGCGGTGCGCGTCGGCGGCGGGGTGCTCCTCACGGGCCGGGTCACGGGCACGACGGGCCGCTTCATCGCGGACTGGGCGCGCGTGATGGGCGTCGAGCACATCGCGTGGGAGCCGTTCTCGAACCAGGCGCTGGCCGGCGGGACGGCGGACGTGAGCGGCGGCGCGGGCATGCCGCACTTCGACCTCTCCTCCGCCGACGCGATCGCCTGCTTCGGGGCCGACTTCCTCGGCACCTGGCTCGCCCCGACGCAGATGTCGGCGGGCTTTGCGGCGGCGCGGGACATCGAGGCCCACCACCACGCGAAGTTCACCTTCGTCGGGCCGCGCCTCTCGCTCACCGGCGCCAACGCGGACGAGTGGATCGAAGCCCGGGCGGGCACCGAGGGTGCCGTGGCGCTGGCGGTCGCCGGCGTCGTGGCCGCGGCGCGCGGCGCGGAGCTTCCGGCCGGACTGCCCGCCGTGTCGCCGGAGTCGGCCGCGGAGGCCGCGGGGGTCTCGGCTGACGCGATCCGCGCGCTCGGAGAGGAACTGGCCGCCGCGGAGAACGCGGTCGCGATCCCGCCGGGGCTCGAATCGCAGGGCGCCGATGCCCGGCAGGCGCAGCATGCGGTCGCGGCGCTCAACGAGGTACTGGGCGCGACAGGCCGCTCGGTCTTCCCGGGCGGCGGCGCGCCCGAGGGCACGACGGCGAGCTTCGCGGACATGCAGGCTTTGATTGGGCGCATGCGGGCCGGGCAGGTGCGGACGCTCATCGTGGCCGGGTGCAATCCCATCTACGCGCTCCCGGCCGCCGCGGGGTTCGGCGAGGCGCTGGCCAACGTGGCGAACAGCGTCGCGATCACGCCGCACCTCGACGAGACGGCGTCGGCCTGCGGCTGGGTGCTCCCGTGCCACCACGCGCTCGAGTCGTGGTGCGACGCGGACCTGGCGGGCGGCGCGATGGCGCTCGGACAGCCCCTCATGCACCCCGTGTTCGACACGCGCCAGCGCGAGGACCTGCTGCTGGACGTCGCGAACGCGGCGGGACAGGGCGGCGCGTTCGGCGGGACGGACTACGCGACCGTGCTGCGGAACACCTGGACCGAGCGGCTCGGCGACCACGCCGCGTGGCTCGACGCGCTCCGGCGTGGCGGCGCCTCGGCGGCGGCATGGGCGGGCGATGATGGCGCCGAGACCGGCGAGGCCGATGCTCCCGCGGGCGGCGGCGGCGGCTTCGCGCTCCCGCAGCCGGCCTCCGGGACGCAACTCGTCGTGTACCCCACGGCCCAGTTCTACGATGGCCGGGGCGCGAACCGCTCCTGGATGCAGGAGCACCCGGACGCGATCACGAAGGTCGTGTGGAACTCGTGGGTGGAGATGCACCCGGACATGGCGGACGAACTCGGCGTCGAGCGCGGCGACCTCGTCCGGGTCGAGTCCGCCCAGGGCGCCATCGAGGCGCCGGTCTACGTCTACCGCGGCATCCGCCCGGATACGGTGGCGATCCCGCTCGGACAGGGACACACGGAGTACGGCCGCTACGCGCGGAACCGCGGCGTGAACCCGCTGGACCTCCTCGCGGCGGACGCGGACCCCGGCTCCGGCGCGCTGGCCTACGCCGGCACGGCGGTCACCGTCACGCCCACCGGGGAGACGGCCCGGCTCGTCGTCACGCAGGGCTCCACCGACGACCTCGACCGCGAGATCGTCCACGCCATGAACGTCGAGGACGCGCTGCACGAGATCGAGGCGCACGATATCGACCTCGTCGAGATGGTCGAGGCCGCGTGGGACTCCGATCCGAACAGCCCGTACCGCTGGGGCATGACCATCGACCTCAACGCCTGCACCGGCTGCGGCGCCTGCGTCACCTCCTGCTACTCGGAGAACAACATCCCCACCGTGGGCGAGCGCGAGGCGGCGATGCGGCGGGAGATGTCGTGGATGCGTATCCACCGCTTCGAGGAGGAGACGGAGGACGGCGGGTTCCAGACGGTGCAGCAGCCGATGCTATGCCAGCACTGCGGCGACGCGCCGTGCGAGCCCGTGTGCCCGGTCTACGCGACGTACCACAGCCCCGAGGGACTCAACGTCCAGGTCTACAACCGCTGCGTCGGCACGCGGTACTGCGCGAACAACTGTCCCTACAAGGTCCGGCGCTTCAACTGGTTCAACCACGACGCGCGCGTCCGCGGCGACGGCGGGGCCTTCGCCTGGCCTCTCAATCTCCAGCTCAACCCGGACATCACCGTCCGCGAGGTGGGGGTGATGGAGAAGTGCACGATGTGCGTGCACCGGATCAACAAGGCCAAGATCGACGCCAAGGAGGAGGATCGGACGGTGAGGGACGGCGAGGTGATGACCGCCTGCCAGTCCAGTTGTCCGTCGAACGCGATCACCTTCGGCAACCTCAAGGATCCCGAGAGCGAGGTCTCCCGCAAGGCGAAGAGCGCCCGCGGCTACCACGCGCTCGGAGAACTCGGCGTGCGCCCCGCGATCACCTACCTCGAGGACGTCACGCACCGGCACATGGCGGCGGGCGGGCACGGCGAGCCG
Coding sequences within:
- a CDS encoding molybdopterin dinucleotide binding domain-containing protein, which codes for MSLLNGGNGGCGCAGSCSGGAAPNADALNGDAANGANGTGTSRRRFLKVLGTSGAGAATLAACGPPNFGDKLIPSLVEEEGITPGVSETYATVLPDAGPEPVAVHAQVRDGRVLGLSPNDRFGGGTSGLSSLTHSTLQDLYDPDRVSQPLQRNPSTEEGAPPFQFASWEDATAALTNAVRVGGGVLLTGRVTGTTGRFIADWARVMGVEHIAWEPFSNQALAGGTADVSGGAGMPHFDLSSADAIACFGADFLGTWLAPTQMSAGFAAARDIEAHHHAKFTFVGPRLSLTGANADEWIEARAGTEGAVALAVAGVVAAARGAELPAGLPAVSPESAAEAAGVSADAIRALGEELAAAENAVAIPPGLESQGADARQAQHAVAALNEVLGATGRSVFPGGGAPEGTTASFADMQALIGRMRAGQVRTLIVAGCNPIYALPAAAGFGEALANVANSVAITPHLDETASACGWVLPCHHALESWCDADLAGGAMALGQPLMHPVFDTRQREDLLLDVANAAGQGGAFGGTDYATVLRNTWTERLGDHAAWLDALRRGGASAAAWAGDDGAETGEADAPAGGGGGFALPQPASGTQLVVYPTAQFYDGRGANRSWMQEHPDAITKVVWNSWVEMHPDMADELGVERGDLVRVESAQGAIEAPVYVYRGIRPDTVAIPLGQGHTEYGRYARNRGVNPLDLLAADADPGSGALAYAGTAVTVTPTGETARLVVTQGSTDDLDREIVHAMNVEDALHEIEAHDIDLVEMVEAAWDSDPNSPYRWGMTIDLNACTGCGACVTSCYSENNIPTVGEREAAMRREMSWMRIHRFEEETEDGGFQTVQQPMLCQHCGDAPCEPVCPVYATYHSPEGLNVQVYNRCVGTRYCANNCPYKVRRFNWFNHDARVRGDGGAFAWPLNLQLNPDITVREVGVMEKCTMCVHRINKAKIDAKEEDRTVRDGEVMTACQSSCPSNAITFGNLKDPESEVSRKAKSARGYHALGELGVRPAITYLEDVTHRHMAAGGHGEPAAAGEGEEAH